TATAATGTGGCATTGATAAAAAAGTTATTTACATGTAGAAAAAATGATCAAATGGTATACATTTGAAACAATGATAAATGTTAATTCATGTATTTTTTCCacaataagtccatgtctgacAAGaagcccatgtctggcaatGAGCCTATCCTTGGTAATAAGCCAATATCTGACAATAAGctcatgtctgataataagcccatgtctggcaataagaccatgcctggtaataagcccatgtctgacaATAAGCTTGTGTCTGGTATTAAGCCCATGTCTAGCACATCCAAATGTCTTGCACCTCAGAAAAAAACATGGTCTTGTAATCAGCACTATATTGATTCTGAGAAGATGTGTTGCCCACCCACCCACTTCCCCATGTTACTTATGTTAGAATAAATACTGAATTATCCATTATGTTTGATAAAGTTAATGAGATATATCTTGCTATATCTGATTGCCAGTGATATGTGTAAAGGTTTTCAGATGATCCTCGACTTATAGCAATTTCAAAAGTTAGATTACAAATCTGAAGAGTTAACACATATGCCAAATAATAGACAAGTCCATTCAAATGTCTAAACTCATATTAAAGAGTCCTAAATATCCTCAAGGGTCTACAGAAACTCATGTAAAAGGGAGATGGAAACATTCTTTCCAAGGTCTACTGAAGGCcctgtacatgtctataatCAGGGTCTACAGAAGGCcctgtacatgtctataatCAGGGTCTACTGAAGGCcctgtacatgtctataatCAGGGTCTACAGAAGGCCCTGTACATGTCTTTAATCAGGGTCTACAGAAGGCCTTGTACATGTCTATAATCAGGGTCTACAGAAGGCcctgtacatgtctataatCAGAGTCTACTGAAGGCcctgtacatgtctataatCAGGGTCTACTGAAGGCcctgtacatgtctataattAGGGTCTACAGAAGGCcctgtacatgtctataatCAGGGTCTACTGAAGGCCATGTACATGTCTATAATCAGAGTCTACTGAAGGCcctgtacatgtctataattAGGGTCTACAGAAGGCCCTGTACATGTCTATAAGTGTATCTGCCCTTGCCGCgtttattatattttagttGTTGAATCCTATGAGGAGTAACATCAATGCCACAGACCAGCGTAGTTTCCCCACAGTCCTGCTGGTAGAGGTCCACCGGCCGCAAACAATCGTGTCCCTGTACTGTCAAACTGATGTGTATAGATGGCATTGGGATAACTATTGTCCATGAAAAATTCTCTGTAGTTTTCATCTCTTGACTgtgaaaagataaaaaaatcattCGAAAATAATTCAGAGGAAATATTGAAAACTCTGGATGTGATACCTGGATTTGTATCCTCAAATGTACTAACACAGTACATATCTATAACCATATCTACATAATGTACTAACACAGTACATATCTATAACCATATCTACATAATGTACTAACACAGTACATATCTATAACCATATCTACATAATGTACTAACACAGTACATATCTATAACCATATCTACATAACGTACTAACACAGTACATATCTATAACCATATCTACATAATGTACTAACACAGTACATATCTATAACCATATCTACATAATGTACTAACACAGTACATATCTATAACCATATTTACATAATGCCAATTTAATAAATGCAGTTAGAGTATTGGCATTGTAATGAAGTCGGACAATAtatcaagggaaacctacacaGGAATTTCTAACAAAAGACATTTGGAGCTGAACCACAATGATAATGACCCAAACTTACCAAGAAACCATTTCCTACTGTCATCGTACATGGATGTCCGCAACCACACTCCAAATATTTCCCAGCTTTGGTGTCAAAAAACAGGATATTGCCTACACCTGTTCCTATTGTCAGAACATCATCTCGGAAACTCACCGATCGCACACCTGTTGAGAATTCACCAAACAATTATATCAGACTAATATGTTCTAAATTTATCACTTTTAACAATCTTTGACCTCTGAATTTGTATCAGCTTACAAAACATGGTATCAATGACAAATCAATTTAGTTGTTTTTATTGAGGCAATGGAATATGACTTGGTATCTGACTCTGTGACTATTGGAAAGACAGAAATCCAAGAGAGGAATTTACAGATCATATACTGTAATTGTACCATGCAGAAACATCTATTACGTTACTGACTTAAAACAAAGTTATAGACAGAGCAATCTGTTCAAACAGCAAATAATGATCAAGGAAATCTTCTGGATTTTTCATAGTGATTGAATTCTGAATCAGGATGAGGGGGCCCATAAGACCTATCGATGGATTAGGTACTTTTAAACATAGCAGAATTAATCAATTCCTTCATTGTTAAACacgtataattatgtattaagTAGATATACTAACCTCCGCCACGATAGCGAGAGATGATGGTTGTGAGAGTGTTTGGGCAGCGAGGGTCAACTAAGTTGATGTGAGATTGTGATCCTACTGCATACAATGTTCTTTCCTTggacacacacatacatacattctCCTTGGTGTGAAAAAGTCTTCTATAGGTTCTCTgtaaaacacacatatgtatatggGTTCTCTATAGAACACATTATGTATATAGGTTCTctataaaacacacacatatgtatataggctctctataaaacacacatatgtatataggttctctatagaacacacacatatgtatataggttctcTGTaaaacacatatgtatataggttatCTATAgaacacacacatatgtatataggttctctatagaacacacacatatgtatataggttctctatagaacacacacatatgtatataggttctctatagaacacacatatgtatataggttctctatagaacacacacatatgtatataggttctctatagaacacacacatatgtatataggttctctataaaacacacacatatgtatataggttctctatagaacacacatatgtatataggttctctataaaacacacatatgtatataggttctctataaaacacacacatatgtatataggttctctatagaacacacacatatgtatataggttctctatagaacacacacatatgtatataggttctctatagaacacacacatatgtatataggttctctataaaacacacatatatgtatataggttctctatagaacacacatatgtatataggttctctatagaacacacacatatgtatataggttctctatagaacacacatatgtatataggttctctatagaacacacacatatgtatataggttctctatagaacacacatatgtatataggttctctataaaacacacatatgtatataggttctctatagaacacacatatgtatataggttctctataaaacacatatgtatataggttctctatagaacacacacatatgtatataggttctctatagaacacacacatatgtatataggttctctatagaacacacacatatgtatataggttctctataaaacacacacatatgtatataggttctctataaaacacacatatgtatataggttctcTATTATAATAgaacacacacatatgtatataggttctctatagaacacacacatatgtatataggttctctataaaacacacatatgtatataggttctctataaaacacacatatgtatataggttctctataaaacacacacatatgtatataggttatctataaaacacacatatgtatataggctctctataaaacacacatatgtatataggttctctataaaacacacatatgtatataggttctctatagaacacacacatatgtatataggttctctataaaacacacatatgtatataggttctctatagaacacacacatatgtatataggttctcTATAAAACACagacatatgtatataggttatctataaaacacacatatgtatataggttatctataaaacacacatatgtatataggttctctataaaacacacatatgtatataggttctctatagaacacacatatgtatataggttctctatagaacacacacatatgtatataggttctctatagaacacacacatatgtatataggttctctataaaacacacatatgtatataggttctctatagaacacacacatatgtatataggttctctataaaacacacatatgtatataggttctctataaaacacacatatgtatataggttctctatagaacacacatatgtatataggttctctataaaacacacatatgtatataggttctctataaaacacacatatgtatataggttctctataaaacacacatatgtatataggttctctataaaacacacatatgtatataggttctctataaaacacacatatgtatataggttctctataaaacacacatatgtatataggttctctatagaacacacacatatgtatataggttctctataaaacacacacatatgtatataggttctctataaaacacacatatgtatataggttctctatagaacacacacatatgtatataggttctctataaaacacacacatatgtatataggttctctataaaacacacatatgtatataggttctcTATAGAACACACACATTTGTATATAGGTTCtctataaaacacacatatgtatataggttctctatagaacacacacatatgtatataggttctctataaaacacacacatatgtatataggttctctataaaacacacatatgtatataggttctctataaaacacacatatgtatataggttctctataaaacacacatatgtatataggcTCTCTATAgaacacacacatatgtatataggttctctataaaacacacatatgtatataggttctctatagaacacacatatgtatataggttctctatagaacacacatatgtatataggttctctatagaacacacatatgtatataggttctctatagaacacacatatgtatataggttctctatagaacacacacatatgtatataggttctctatagaacacacacatatgtatataggttctctataaaacacacacatatgtatataggttctctataaaacacacacatatgtatataggttctctataaaacacacacatatgtatataggttctctataaaacacacatatgtatataggttctctatagaacacacatatgtatataggttctctataaaacacacatatgtatataggttctcTACTTCTCTAtaaaacacacattatacacatgttaaaatgctatatataaagtTCTTCTAAAAAACCTGTTAATGGCCAAAACACAGATGTCTttgataaaattaatttaatgtaATGTATTGATGATTCTTTGGCAAAAGAAGCTTTAAAAAGTGGACTGAAAGCATATAAGGTTAGcatgaaatacaaaaatatagcCAAATCACAACAAACAACATGTAACTTTACACTAAAAATAtctttgtaaataaatgaaCATGTTAATTCATAGTTTCAGTTTAAATTTCTACATTTCATGGAAAATATTGAGCAAATTCAATTTTCACATAAAAAGAAGTACTTTAAGTACAACGCAAAGATACTTACAGCAGTAAACGTTTCCACATCCCAGAGATAAAAATAAGCATTCAGAGACAGGACAGCTAGCTCctgtaaacatttaaaacacaattattaTATAGCATGCTTGTCTaccagagttatctcccttactactataataataatatcttttatttatccagggttacatatttagacaatgtctagtttacaACATGGCCCTGCCTCCTGTATATGTACAAACATAATACAATTTAAGATAACAATATCATAATGTAAGCAAATATCACAGTTAATGGAACTTAAAATTTAGCATATTGTAAAACTTAAATAGTGAGTacttgtatatcacacaagTGTAACTAATTAACATGGTTAAATCACTATGATAGtggaatatacatacaatgctaATATAGCACATGGTAAAAATTGACAAGATATACACTAGTATAGTGTGTATTAAAATGAGACAATGAAGTCAGTTTTATAAAAGTTTTGATTGAAAATTTTCGACTAAAAttacatatagaatataaaATACTGGTGTATATCTGGTAAGGTGAAGATTGAGAGAAATAATCCTGCAGATATCTGCTTTTAAAAACTCTAACACTACTAGAGTCTCTTATGGCATTACTTGCTTCGTTCCACTGGACTGAACAAGTATATATACTAAGGAACGTTTGGCATACTTTGTTCTTGTTGTTGGaatatataatttgttggaAACAGAAGCTCTGGTTGTTCTTATATTAACATTACttacataacaaaacatatgtGTAAGAGTATTAGGTGATTCACagtgtaaaattttaaaagagaGAACCATTTTTCTAAAAATGTAAAAGTCTGATAATATGGCatccattttaatttttcaaagagTATTCTGGAAGGAGTAAGGACATCTCTGACATTCAACAATATTCTTGCAGCTCTTTTCTGtaatttcaaaatcttatttAAATGTGCTTTATTGCTAGGCTCACTCCAGACAGTTGAACAATACATAAAATGTGGAAACACAACACTGTTAAACACAGTTTTTAAAACATCACTTGACATAAAAGAACTTAGCTTTCTTAAAACACCAACCTTTTTAGATATTTTCTTCGAAATATATTCTATATGCTCTTTCCAAGAGAGACAACGATCAATAAAAACACCCAGTAACTTAGCACAGTTTACAGTTTCAATCGTGAGACCCCCAACTTTCAAAGACAGCTGCCGACATCTTGCAAGCTTCTGAGAGGACCCTATCATCATACACTGGGTTTTAGTTCAGTTTAGACTTAATTTATTGTCTCTCATCCATTTTACTGTATTTAAAATATCGTCAGACATTTTTGATTCTAAATCATCTACTGTTTCCCCCCGCACACTCTGCGATGTATGATCTGCATACATCATAGCTGATGAGTGTTTTAAACACTTTGGGTAatcattaatgtttaaaataaaaagtagAGGTACTAAAATAGAGCCTTGAGGTACCCCAATATTAATTGGGAGAAAGTCTGATAAAACACCGGAGAAACTGACAGCTTGTGTTCTTCCAGTCAGGTAAGATTTAAAGAAGTTAATGGCTGAAGTAGATACACCATATGCATTGAGCTTATGCAACAGAACGCTATGGTTAACTGTATCAAAAGCTTTACGAAGATCTATAAACACCACACCAGTAAGATACCCTTCGTCAATATTCTTCAGCCATTTATCGACCACACTTACTAGAGCAGTCTCTGTTGAGTGGTTTGGTCGAAACCCAAATTGACTGTAACAAATTAGTTTATTAGAAGTTAAAAATTAGTAAAATGTATTATGTACATGTCTTTCTAATATTTTACTAAGAGCCAACAAGTACAGAAACTGGTCTATAGTTATTTACACGATGTGGGGTCATCAGCTTTAAAAATTGGTGTGACCTTTGCTTTTTTCCATTCGGAGGGAAAAATACCCTTTGATATAGACATATTCAATAAAAAGGTTATATTAGAGGAGATAAAATTGTCTCACCAGCACATTTCAAaagttatacagatataccatCTAAACCAGTGGCTTTACCATCAGGCATAAGTTTAATTTGACGGCGTACAAAATCTGTTGTAATGCTTGGAATGCTATATGGTATCTCAATATCAAAGTTCTCAATGTCCGGAAGACTTTCATCAAAATCTTTACCAATAACGGTACCGATACTACAAAagaatttgttgaaattattGGATATGTCAACTTTATCATCTATTTGAATTCCGTCAACATTGAGATTCACTGTACTTTTGGATTTATTACTGGGCAAAAATTCCttaatctttttccaaattTCTTTTGAGCTTTGAGAACATTGCATGAGAGCCTCATCTAGGTAATCTCGTTTTGCTTTTCTAATTTTGGAAAGAACTCTAAAGAGCACCCAATCAGCCTCTAATTTTGATTTTCGAGCTTTTTCGTGAAGATAGTCACGATTGtgcatttcatttaaaatatcatcatttatCCGTTTTTTTTAGTGTGCTTTGACCCGTTTTTCATGAATTGGTGCATGTTTATCAATAACACTCATAAAAAGATCCTTAAAAGAAGCCCAAACATCATCAACATCGTCAAATGCTTCAATTAAGCTCCATGGGACCTGCTGCATGTCAGCTGATAGGTCTTCCAGGTTGATGTCCTTGAATTTCCAGTATTTGATAGTTGTATGGTTTCTAGGAGCATAACCTCTGTTCTTTTTAATGGTATAAACTAAATGATGATCACTGATTCCAACTGGAATGACTCCAGATTCCAAACATCCACTTTATCACCTTACTACTTTATCACATTGTATTGATATTCTGTATTTCAGGTTTACATGGAAATCCACAAACATATAGACAAACAATTGTACCTTTCTCAACACTATTGatacaagaggtccatgggccttaacggtcacctaagttttgaaatatttcagtcaatttgaccctttctGATCCGCCTATCAGCCCTTGGGCGCAGTCAGGCAAACAGGTGTATACCAACAAACACAGTCGttccatgctgataatgttaacaatgtTAGAATGAATTCTAAAGAAATTAAACCAATGataatcaaaaatgtgatttccccatacaaactatagtaaagtttaccccctcccaggggcaaacgtgagacaccagggtcatgaaattcacaattttggtaaagtacctaAGACCCTcccatctatgaaaagtatttgattctaccatatttGGGTGTGAGTATTGGGAAGATTTTTGAAGCACACTCAATTTTAGGACCATAAAACTCACAAGTTTGAattggttgacctttggccatgaaAGATTTTCTgcaaagtttcattgaaattggttcaggggtttctgagaagaagttgaaaatggaAATTGTTGACTATGACAACAGACAAAAGTTGATTGGAAAAAGTCACTTGAGATTATGTCTCAGGTGACATAAAAATGGTTGGTTATGTGCTTATTTTGAACacagataattttttttccaaaacaacACTTGCTCTCCGTTTTACCTTTCTGTAATCGTTGTAGCAAAGTGCCCGCACTTTGTTAGCCTTATCACAGTACTCGACTGATTCTGGACCCTTGATAGCATACTCTGGCACCTGTAGGCTCTGTAGTCGTGAAGTTTGATCAATGTCCTCCGTGTTGTCTACTCGCCAAAGACACAGTCTGCTGTCTCGTGAGCCTTAAACCATCAAACATAAGGAAATTTGATTTACATTAATTCCTACATAAGAAAACAGAGAGATCGATGTTTCCTTACTATTAGACACTTACCTGTCACTAGAAATTCATCATCAATCCATGAAATGTCAAATATCCAATCTGTGTGGCCTTTCTGAAAGTCACAGAAAACCACCATTTATTTCATATCTAAAATATATGCAGTTCTGTTAAATtggaattaatttttttttttttttttttttaacttattttgtttaaatgtcctattaacagccagagtcattttaggacgtgccaggtttggaagtggaggaaagctggagtacccggagaaaaaccactgacctatggtcagtacGAGGCAACTcccccacataggtttcgaactagcaacgcagaggtggagggctagtgataaagtgtcgggacaccttaaccactcggccaccgcgtccccccagagatggagggctagtgataaagtgtcgggacaccttaaccactcggccaccgcggcccaccagagatggagggctagtgataaagtgtcgggacaccttaaccactcggccaccacggcccccagagatggagggctagtgataaagtgtcgggacaccttaaccactcggccaccgcggccccccagagatggagggctagtgataaagtgtcgggacaccttaaccactcggccaccgcggcccaccagagatggagggctagtgataaagtgtcgggacaccttaaccactcggccaccgcggcccaccagagatggagggctagtgataaagtgtcaggacaccttaaccactcggccaccacggcccccagagatggagggctagtgataaagtgtcgggacaccttaaccactcggccaccgcggccccccagagatggagggctagtgataaagtgtcgggacaccttaaccactcggacaccgcggccccctagagatggagggctagtgataaagtgccgggacaccttaaccactcggccaccgcggcccccaaaGATGGAgggcttgtgataaagtgtcaggacaccttaaccactcggccaccgcggccccccagagatggagggctagtgacaaagtgtcgggacaccttaaacactcggccaccgcggcccccccagtggtggagggctagtgataaagcgtcggggcaccttaaccactcggccaccgcggccctccAGAgatagagggctagtgataaagtgtcgggacaccttaaccactcggccactgcggccccctagagatggagggctagtgataaagtgtcgggacaccttaaccactcggccaccgcggcccccccagtggtggagggctagtgataaagcgtcgggacaccttaaccactcggccaccgcggccccccagagatagagggctagtgataaagtgtcgggacaccttaaccactcggccaccgcggcccccccAGGGGTGGAGGCTAGGGATAAAgcgtcgggacaccttaaccactcggccaccgcgtcCCCTTGGAATTATTAGGGCCATGTCTATAGTCCCAGGTTTATCATGTCCTAAGCATAATAACTTATTAAGTGTAGAAATCATTAGAAAGAATGGAAAGGAAATATAACAAGAGACCCAAATACACCTATATCACCCACCCAATATTGAAAAGATTTAACAAATCATATGTAAAAGTATGTACTATGTGACATGTCTGTGTTGGCCAGTCTGGGTCGTGTACACACAGGAATGTTTGGCCAGGTCCATTTTCTTATATCCTATCATTGTATCATATTCCTGCAATACATGCACAGCttatcaaatcaaaataaacataaacaacagattcaaaacaaaaaggaaagGCCTTGAAAATCTCTCTTAAGTTTTCTTAAGATTTATGAATCTTCATACCACTGGATCATGTATTGATAATAACTTTATCCTACCTCTCCAACCATTACAGGGTCAAAGGTCGGCAGTTGGTAAATAGCAAGATCATTGGTGTTCTCAGCCCCAGTGGCAAACAATGTCCCTGATGGATTTAGAGCAATGCTATGTATTCCACAAGGAGAGTCCGCTGGGTAACTATCATCACTGCTTTTTATGGACGGAATTTGAAGAAGTTTTCCTGTCATTGAATCTAACACCATCAACTGAAAATTAAGAAGTAGAACACAAATAAAGTTTTGACTTTGAAGTTTGATCTCTGTGTCTATAAGTATTACCTTACACATTAAAGACATCTAACTatacacctttatatatatatgtaaggttTTAAAATCCCTGCTTTTATCAGCTGTGTGTTAAATTTGGATCtgaataatgtatttttttctatctCTGTAATACTtactttattgcattttgtacCGAAGGCGACCTGTCTATCATTGAGCCAGTGAGAAGAAAAGACCTTGTTTATTTCACCCAAGTCAAATTCTTTCTCTACCAACAGGCTCGGCACAGCTCTAGCTATATAGTCATTCACAACTGTTTGTGCTTTTTTCTTTAGGTTTCCATACTGTCTCATTTGTGTGTATAGAAATATGTCTTTGCTTGGATTTTTTCCGGTGCTCAGATGCTGTTCAGAGCTAGCAAACTCCTTGCTTTTAAGCTTACATCCTGTCCAAGCTGAAACAAAGATttacaaacaaattatatagGTAGACAAAAAGctaaatcaatataaacaaatactgGCAGTAGGCCTATGTATggaacaaaaatattttgctgaaatgatATTCATCATTAACATGAGTTTTACTACAGTATCAGCTAGCATTTTTAGCACATTTTACCCCTGTGAACTTTTGTGCAGGTTAAATATggataatttgaacaaacttggttgcCCTTCCCCTAAGCATGCTTCAAACCTAAtgtcaggtctctgggcctttttgttattgagaagtagttgtttaaagatattaGCACATTttaccactgtgaccttgaatgcaggtcaaaggtaattcatttgaacaaactaggcCTTCACCCCAGCATTCTACAGGCCCACTATCAACTTCCTGGTCTCTTGATTATTGAGCAGATGTAGTTTGAAGAgttttagtctatttgacccctgtgaccctGAATGTAGTAATTAGTAACAGTACTATACCTCAATTGGCAGATAATACACAAGTTGGCGGTTTTCCCCAACCATGGTTGGTAGAATATTTTTTACCTTGTCGGTAActaaattgtaaataaatattataataaagtgtacttttttttttattgattttggttatttttagtaacaaatccaTACTTCAACTGCGCGAATATAATATGTGAATTCACATATTATACGCAAGTTGGTGGTTTTCCCCAAGTGGTTTTACACCACTTGTAATTTGTGACTTCTAAATTAATGTTTGAtgtaaaagatatatatgaCACTTAAAGTATTCTAttgtagtaggagtggaaaaatacacggccagaccggggttggaacccaggacctccgaacactagccggatgttttaccgattgagctacctggttgcTGAttgacccggtccagttccgctacactcttccctcccttttttAAGTCTACCACCCagaagacttcacaactcacaacccagacTCGAGTATCCCCTTGCCAAGTATTCatctcacttgaaacaaggtttggtcacaaGACCAActgtagtaggagtggaaaaatgcacggccagactaTAGAAAAATcttaacgaattcctgggcgtgaaaaAAACCGGACCTGATGACAGCCGACCGCAGCCGGACTACAGGGCAAATTCATCGTAACACTCGAGGGCCGACCGCAGCCGGACTACTGGGCAACTTCATCGTAACACTCGAGAGCCGACTGCAGTCGTACTACAGCCTACAGGGCAAATTCATCGTAACTTCGTTAAATTTAATGCTAAACTTcagtattatgcactcgt
The sequence above is drawn from the Pecten maximus chromosome 9, xPecMax1.1, whole genome shotgun sequence genome and encodes:
- the LOC117334231 gene encoding DDB1- and CUL4-associated factor 12-like is translated as MSKAWTGCKLKSKEFASSEQHLSTGKNPSKDIFLYTQMRQYGNLKKKAQTVVNDYIARAVPSLLVEKEFDLGEINKVFSSHWLNDRQVAFGTKCNKLMVLDSMTGKLLQIPSIKSSDDSYPADSPCGIHSIALNPSGTLFATGAENTNDLAIYQLPTFDPVMVGEKGHTDWIFDISWIDDEFLVTGSRDSRLCLWRVDNTEDIDQTSRLQSLQVPEYAIKGPESVEYCDKANKVRALCYNDYRKELAVLSLNAYFYLWDVETFTARTYRRLFHTKENVCMCVSKERTLYAVGSQSHINLVDPRCPNTLTTIISRYRGGGVRSVSFRDDVLTIGTGVGNILFFDTKAGKYLECGCGHPCTMTVGNGFLSRDENYREFFMDNSYPNAIYTHQFDSTGTRLFAAGGPLPAGLWGNYAGLWH